In Pecten maximus chromosome 10, xPecMax1.1, whole genome shotgun sequence, one genomic interval encodes:
- the LOC117335365 gene encoding uncharacterized protein LOC117335365 encodes MKPRRRFVVAALFVVLAALSVHIVAVTLPFWQVSTIPTGDVTQGLWTTCLTDSGSSECWSYSSVEVWLFIVRTLEMMALILLLLAVIAIFVYLLDISWKEILHGMTVVTLLMIVVLILIGLIIYGANTHTGLLHVSFSLAVIAAILALIAAILLVVGCSCCKCCQRWSTHDNDPHRKVMHRESTRTTSLVIEREPTKAWSDDETIVTRRSSQLSWKSSCKVRPESEIRTEYTRSPTKISHQTPVKPFHDEEREPCCKCCGFCCFFTCCKCCRSDKKKRQQREMKRTLENTVCDSCGRDSYQRLIYIDKSTSITSLRQDEIATLSTRTKQERTQASEHTNITHVHGTKTGQVVMIGATHDRYQPDLNNRSTCMTPEHDDGERNRKWNYHKSTPVYCGRVLVANVFSVSQGPHSPCPESVYCCSCKHTTQTKSKEKNPTEQNNGRSEDYLCDCKLGDTKLCDKCVAKRKIKTGVAQSKNQRPKPRTVQQTDRVNPSNAVIRSQQFPDDGKDTITNREDDVQQRKHDVLEARPATNDDSSKVQPSDNYFGLTTNNKGDRMSENDEDAIDNDVDNDLVYNDEQRQDQIDNTPESPWSNNVELLSTSPTNETPLPSRANGGKKPLASRTNGGKKPISSRANGDESPIPSRDK; translated from the exons atgaagCCGAGAAGACGATTTGTTGTGGCCGCCTTGTTTGTGGTGCTGGCAGCCCTCTCTGTCCATATCGTAGCTGTAACGCTGCCGTTTTGGCAGGTATCCACTATCCCTACAGGTGACGTCACACAGGGACTCTGGACAACTTGTCTAACGGACAGTGGCTCGTCAGAATGTTGGAGTTACTCATCGGTAGAAG TATGGCTGTTCATCGTCAGAACGTTGGAGATGATGGCATTAATCCTCTTGTTACTGGCAGTTATAGCAATATTTGTGTATCTTCTGGACATATCATGGAAGGAAATTCTTCACGGTATGACGGTCGTAACCCTCTTAATGATCG TTGTGTTAATCCTTATTGGCCTTATCATTTATGGAGCAAATACTCATACGGGGCTCCTCCACGTATCCTTCAGTCTGGCAGTAATCGCCGCCATACTTGCGCTGATTGCCGCCATTTTACTTGTTGTTGGATGTTCCTGCTGCAAATGTTGCCAGAGATGGAGCACACATGATAATGACCCTCACAGAAAGGTGATGCACAGAGAGTCAACGAGAACAACTTCTCTTGTGATCGAACGAGAACCGACTAAGGCATGGTCTGACGACGAAACCATAGTTACAAGAAGATCTTCACAACTCTCATGGAAAAGCTCGTGTAAAGTACGACCAGAGAGTGAAATACGTACGGAATACACCAGATCTCCAACCAAAATCTCGCATCAAACTCCAGTCAAACCGTTCCATGATGAGGAAAGGGAGCCGTGTTGTAAATGCTGTGGCTTCTGCTGTTTCTTTACGTGCTGTAAATGTTGTCGTTCCGACAAGAAGAAAAGGCAACAAAGGGAGATGAAAAGGACACTCGAGAATACAGTATGTGACTCATGTGGACGGGATTCATACCAACgacttatatatattgacaaatcAACGTCAATCACCTCACTGCGACAAGACGAAATAGCGACATTGAGTACTCGGACAAAGCAAGAGCGAACACAAGCGTCAGAACATACtaatataacacatgtacatggtaCTAAGACTGGACAGGTTGTGATGATTGGAGCAACCCACGACAGATACCAACCAGATTTGAACAATAGGTCTACGTGTATGACACCGGAACATGACGACGGAGAACGGAACCGGAAATGGAATTACCATAAATCTACACCAGTTTATTGCGGCCGGGTACTTGTAGCCAACGTCTTCAGTGTAAGTCAGGGTCCTCACTCACCCTGTCCAGAGTCTGTGTATTGTTGTAGCTGTAAACATACCACACAAACCAAGTCAAAGGAGAAAAATCCAACAGAGCAAAACAACGGGCGGAGCGAAGACTACTTGTGTGATTGTAAACTTGGTGACACTAAGTTGTGTGATAAATGCGTTGCGAAACGGAAAATAAAAACAGGTGTTGCTCAAAGCAAGAACCAAAGACCAAAACCAAGGACGGTTCAGCAAACTGACCGTGTAAATCCTTCTAATGCAGTTATCCGTTCACAGCAATTTCCTGACGACGGGAAAGACACCATAACAAACCGTGAAGACGACGTACAGCAACGAAAACACGATGTGTTAGAGGCGCGTCCGGCCACCAATGACGACTCGTCCAAAGTTCAACCTTCAGATAACTACTTCGGTTTAACAACGAACAATAAAGGTGACAGAATGTCTGAAAACGATGAGGATGCCATTGATAATGACGTCGACAATGATTTGGTCTACAACGATGAACAACGTCAGGATCAAATAGACAATACACCGGAATCGCCATGGTCAAATAATGTTGAACTGTTATCAACATCGCCGACAAATGAAACACCGTTACCGTCAAGAGCAAATGGCGGTAAGAAACCATTAGCTTCACGGACAAATGGAGGCAAAAAACCCATATCGTCACGTGCAAATGGAGACGAGTCCCCAATACCGTCACGGGACAAATAG